A portion of the Gigantopelta aegis isolate Gae_Host unplaced genomic scaffold, Gae_host_genome ctg3693_pilon_pilon:::debris, whole genome shotgun sequence genome contains these proteins:
- the LOC121392379 gene encoding uncharacterized protein LOC121392379, with translation MTERPAKRRRVELSLDDKLKIIKSFESVPKPTLRSLSEKFSIGKSTDFTSRHKKRYRSYSPTQLKNAYADVTEKGTSVYKAARLYSVPEQTPRDRICGVISPDTTRSGPGPMFSLEEENKVAEHLKLMASVGYGYTRAQVLNLGTDYATHLNKRPHDCNSLSLQWFYGFMGRWPELKLRRPKSLSELRVYATSEESITKYFDELETILEKYDLKSSPEKIYNVDEKGISMTHAPPYVVGSTDEVPIEISPERSSTVTMIGCGNALGQQIPPYFIFPGARMRQELLEGATIGTNGTVSKSGWSNSDIFQTWLADHFAKYAKVGGDKKTLLLYDGHRSHISPYLVDFAVRNGIILFVLPPHTSHILQPMDVGCFGPFSKVFSDESRKWQRSHSGTLTRYNVCSIACRAYDISLTPRNLQSAFRKSGIYPFYPTAIDSSLLKPAQYAKKRRAEQSTETASNNADISQPQDRNTVNNFFSSHLPVVHHDKPNQSKPRRSVHKVVGGKPITEPDVSSQL, from the exons ATGACGGAACGTCCAGCTAAACGTCGCCGTGTTGAACTCTCGCTCGATGATaaactcaaaataattaaaagtttcgaAAGTGTACCTAAACCAACGTTAAGATCTTTGAGTGAAAAGTTTAGTATTGGCAAATCAACA GATTTCACGTCACGTCATAAAAAGCGCTATCGATCATATAGCCCTACTCAACTTAAAAATGCATATGCAGATGTCACTGAAAAGGGAACTTCTGTATATAAGGCTGCCAGGCTGTATTCCGTTCCTGAACAAACACCCAGAGACAGAATATGCGGGGTTATTTCCCCAGACACGACAAGGTCCGGACCTGGTCCAATGTTTTCcttggaagaagaaaacaaagtgGCAGAACATTTGAAGTTGATGGCGTCTGTTGGCTATGGCTACACAAGAGCGCAGGTTTTAAATCTTGGAACCGACTATGCCACCCACTTAAACAAACGGCCACACGATTGCAACTCTCTTTCTCTACAGTGGTTTTATGGGTTCATGGGAAGATGGCCAGAATTAAAGTTGAGACGACCCAAATCCTTGTCAGAGCTTCGAGTCTACGCTACTTCAGAGGAAAGCATAACGAAATACTTTGATGAACTGGAGACAATTCTTGAAAAGTATGACCTCAAATCATCtcctgaaaaaatatataacgtggaTGAGAAGGGAATTAGTATGACTCACGCACCTCCGTATGTTGTAGGATCCACAGACGAGGTTCCAATTGAAATATCGCCAGAAAGATCATCCACAGTCACTATGATAGGGTGTGGCAATGCACTGGGTCAACAAATCCCACCATATTTCATTTTTCCTGGGGCTCGAATGCGCCAAGAATTATTAGAAGGAGCCACCATTGGTACGAATGGCACTGTTAGTAAGTCAGGATGGTCCAATTcagacatatttcaaacatgGCTTGCAGATCATTTTGCGAAGTACGCAAAAGTTGGTGGAGATAAGAAGACATTATTGTTGTATGATGGTCACAGATCCCATATTTCACCTTATTTGGTTGACTTTGCAGTGCGGAATGGAATCATCCTGTTTGTTCTACCACCTCATACAAGCCATATCCTTCAGCCGATGGATGTGGGTTGTTTTGGACCGTTTTCTAAAGTTTTCAGTGATGAATCTCGAAAATGGCAACGTTCTCATTCTGGAACTCTCACCCGCTACAATGTCTGCTCTATTGCATGTCGAGCTTACGACATCTCGCTGACTCCCAGGAATCTTCAGAGTGCTTTCAGGAAGAGTGGGATTTATCCATTTTACCCAACAGCAATTGATTCATCTCTGTTGAAACCTGCCCAGTATGCTAAAAAGAGAAGAGCTGAACAATCTACAGAAACTGCGAGTAACAATGCCGATATTTCTCAACCACAAGACAGAAACACTGTTAACAATTTCTTTTCAAGTCACCTGCCAGTTGTACACCACGATAAACCCAATCAGTCTAAACCCAGGCGTTCAGTTCACAAGGTTGTTGGTGGAAAACCAATTACAGAGCCAGATGTATCATCCCAACT